The genomic window AATGCGCCAAATGCTCCATGTGTAGATGTATGCGAATCTCCACATACAATTGTCATACCTGGTAATGTCATTCCTTTTTCAGGTCCTATAATATGTACAATTCCTTGATTTCTATGATTAAGATCATATAGTGCAATATTAAACTCTTTACAATTTTTTATTAATTCTTGCATTTGAATTTTAGCCATAGAACCGGAAGCATTAATATCTCTATTAATGGTTGGGACATTATGATCCATTGTGGCAAAAGTTTTTTCAGGATGTCGGACAGTTCTTTTTTTTTCTCTTAATGCACTAAATGCTTGAGGAGATGTTACTTCATGAATTAAATGAAGATCAATATATAAGAGAGCAGTTTTATTTTTTTCTTTATATACAATATGTGAATTATATATTTTTTCATACAAAGTTTGTTTCATGATACTTACCATTGATTAAAAATTCAGAAATAATATTTCCCATTTCATGAGTATTTACATAGTTTTTTCCATCGGAAATATCTTTTGTTCTATAGCCTTTTTTTAAAGTTTCTATTACAGCTTGGTCTATTTGATTAGCGATTTTAGGCAATTTCATACTGTATCTAACCAACATAGAAATAGACAGTATTTGAGCGATAGGATTTGCAATATTTTCACCTTCAATATCCGGTGCAGATCCTCCAGCAGGTTCATATAAACCAAAATTTTTTTCATTTAAACTAGCTGAAGGTAACATACCGATAGAACCAGTGATCATAGCGCATTCATCTGAAATAATATCACCAAAAAGATTAGAGCATAACAATATATCAAACTGTTCAGGATTTTTAATTATTTGCATAGCAGCATTATCAATATATAAATGAGATAATGTTACATCTGCATAATCTTCAGATACTTGCTCTACTACTTCTCTCCATAAAAGAGAACTTTGTAATACATTTGCCTTATCAATTGAAGTGACTTTACATCTTCTTTTACGAGCTAATTTAAAAGCTAAATGTGCTATACGTTTAATTTCATATTCATGATATATTTCTGTATCAAACGCATAAAGAGAATTTCCTTTGTCTAATCTACCTCTAGGTTTTCCAAAATAAATACCGCCTGTTAATTCCCTTACACATAATATATCAAATCCATTTTTAACAATATTAGAGCGTAAAGGTGATAAATTTTTCAATTCTTTATATAATTGTGCAGGTCTTAAATTACAAAAAAGATTAAATTTTTTTCTTAAAGGCAATAAAGACGCTCTCTCAGGACGTTCATCGTATGGTAGTGTATCCCATTTTTTTCCACCTACTGAACCAAATAAAATAGAGTCAGAGTTTTGGCAACCTATAAGTGTTTTTATAGGTAATGCCATACCTTCTTTGTCAATAGCGCAACCTCCTATATCAAATTCTTTAATTTCTAAAGGTAGTAGAAATTTTTTTTTTAAAATATTTAAAATCTTATAACCTTCTTTCATTACTTCTGGTCCAATGCCATCACCTGGTAATACTGCAATACGATAGTGTTTTTTCATGAAAACATATTCTCTTAGAAATTTTCAATTTAAAAAAATATTTTTTTAATGTTCTTTATTTGTTTTTTAATTTTTTATCTACCTGTTTAACTTTCCAGATATTGTTTAATACATTAATCATTGCTTGTGTAGCTGCTTCAATAATATCAGTAGCCAAACCGATACCGTGGAATTTACGATTATCGCATTCTACTAAAATATCCACTTGACCTAATGCATCCTTGCCTTGACCTTTTGCAGCTAACTGAAATTTTTTTAATATAACATTATATTTTGTAATTCTATTTAATGCTTGATAAATGGCATTAACTGGACCATTGCTGGTGGTAGAAGATTCTGTATGTATTTTTGATCCACATAATAATTTAACCGAAGCTGTAGATAATCCATTATAAACGGATTGTACGCTAAAAAAATGCAAAGAAAAATATTCCATTTTTTCTTGCTGTGTATTAATAAATGCTAAAGCTTCTAAATCATAGTCAAATACTTGACCCTTTTTATCAGCTAACTTTAAAAAAGAAGAATATAATTCATTTATATTATAATCTATGTCTTTATAACCCATTTCATCCATATAATGTTTAACTGCAGCACGCCCGGAACGAGAAGTTAAGTTTAATTTTACTTCTTTTAATCCAATTAGACTGGGTGCCATAATTTCATAATTTTCTCTATTTTTTAAAACACCATCTTGATGAATTCCTGAAGAATGAGAAAAAGCATTACTGCCTACTATAGCTTTATTTGATGGTATAGGCATATTGCAAATATGACTAATAATTTGACTAGTTCTATAAATTTCATGATGTTTTATATTCGTATATACACCTAAAATATCTTTTCTTACTTTAATAGCCATAATTACTTCTTCTAATGCAGTATTTCCAGCTCTTTCTCCCAATCCATTTATTGTGCCTTCTATTTGCCGAGCGCCATATTCTATAGCAGATATAGAATTTCCGACAGCCATACCTAAATCATTATGACAATGTACTGAAATAATTGATTTATGAACATTTGGCACTCTTTCAAATATATCTTTGATAATTGATGAAAATTCTCTAGGTGTTGTATATCCTACAGTATCAGGTATATTTATAGTTTTTGCACCTTCGTTAATAACTTTTTCTATAATATAACATAAATCATCTTTATTAGTTCTTCCTGCATCTTCACAGGAAAATTCTACATCGTCAGTATACCGAAGGGCATATCGAACAGAATCAATTGCCATTTCTACAATTTCGTTAAAATTTTTTCTTAATTTAGATTTTATATGAAGTGTAGAAGTTGCTAAAAAAATATGAATTCGAAAATTTTTTGCTAAAGACATTGCCTCAGCTGCTGCATCAATATCTTTTTTTACGCAACGTGCTAAACTACATATTTTAGTATCTTTAATATTTTTTGCTATGCTTTGTACTGATTTAAAATCTCCCGGAGATGAAATTGGAAAACCTACTTCCATAATATCAATTCCAGTTTTTTCTAAAGATAATGCAATTTGTAATTTTTCTTTAACGCTTAAACTTGCTTGTAATGCTTGCTCACCATCACGCAGGGTAGTGTCGAAAATAATCACTCTAGCATTCATAAATATATTCTCAATAATAGAATTTTTTAAATAAATAAATTTATATAATAAAAATTTCATAAGACAAGTTGATACACTGGTGAAAATGTATCAACTTGTCTTATGAAATTTTTATTATATAAATTTATTTATTATCGTTTTTGTATAATTTGCATAAATTGTTATATTCAATATCAATCTTTTTTTTTAATCTCTTTGGTCCAATTTGAGCTAATTCATTGACCGTATAATAATTGATTAAAATATTTAAAATTTTTTTTCGAATGGATTTCTCGTCCATTTGAGATATTTTTTTTATTTCTTCAAAAGAAACAAATATTTTTTTTTCTTTCATATGAGAATATTTAAATAATCTTATTGTATCGCATAAATAATAATTTATGGTAGATTGTGAAATTTTAAATAACATAAAAAAAACGGGTGTTAGAAAAATTTTTTTATGAGTACTTGTGCTTAAAAATGAATTTTTTATTTTTTTATATTGAATAAAACCCATGGGTTCCATAAATTGTTTTATTAATCGGGACGCGCGTGTAATGGATTTATTACCTGCATCTGATATAGTAGATAATCCGCATTCATCAGACAGTTTTTCAATAGAAGCATTGACTGTATTAGATCGAATATCATAATAATATAACATAGCAATAACCATTGCTCTCATTGCGCGTGCTCTGTTTTCATTTAAACGTCTGACACGAAATAAAACATTACTAGTATTTCGATGAGCAGATATTAACGTATGATATAGCGGGCTTCTCGCTACATCTATTTGTTTTGCTCTTTTTATTGCATAACACACGAATTTTGATCTTTTTTTTTCGTTTTTAGGTTTTTTAAAAACTGGTTTTGAATTATGTATATAATTTTTTCTAGACACAAAGATGATACACTTAATTAATATATACTATATATTTTATAAAAAATCTTATAATATAAAAAT from Buchnera aphidicola (Cavariella theobaldi) includes these protein-coding regions:
- the repA gene encoding plasmid replication initiator RepA; translated protein: MSRKNYIHNSKPVFKKPKNEKKRSKFVCYAIKRAKQIDVARSPLYHTLISAHRNTSNVLFRVRRLNENRARAMRAMVIAMLYYYDIRSNTVNASIEKLSDECGLSTISDAGNKSITRASRLIKQFMEPMGFIQYKKIKNSFLSTSTHKKIFLTPVFFMLFKISQSTINYYLCDTIRLFKYSHMKEKKIFVSFEEIKKISQMDEKSIRKKILNILINYYTVNELAQIGPKRLKKKIDIEYNNLCKLYKNDNK
- the leuA gene encoding 2-isopropylmalate synthase; translated protein: MNARVIIFDTTLRDGEQALQASLSVKEKLQIALSLEKTGIDIMEVGFPISSPGDFKSVQSIAKNIKDTKICSLARCVKKDIDAAAEAMSLAKNFRIHIFLATSTLHIKSKLRKNFNEIVEMAIDSVRYALRYTDDVEFSCEDAGRTNKDDLCYIIEKVINEGAKTINIPDTVGYTTPREFSSIIKDIFERVPNVHKSIISVHCHNDLGMAVGNSISAIEYGARQIEGTINGLGERAGNTALEEVIMAIKVRKDILGVYTNIKHHEIYRTSQIISHICNMPIPSNKAIVGSNAFSHSSGIHQDGVLKNRENYEIMAPSLIGLKEVKLNLTSRSGRAAVKHYMDEMGYKDIDYNINELYSSFLKLADKKGQVFDYDLEALAFINTQQEKMEYFSLHFFSVQSVYNGLSTASVKLLCGSKIHTESSTTSNGPVNAIYQALNRITKYNVILKKFQLAAKGQGKDALGQVDILVECDNRKFHGIGLATDIIEAATQAMINVLNNIWKVKQVDKKLKNK
- the leuB gene encoding 3-isopropylmalate dehydrogenase, which translates into the protein MKKHYRIAVLPGDGIGPEVMKEGYKILNILKKKFLLPLEIKEFDIGGCAIDKEGMALPIKTLIGCQNSDSILFGSVGGKKWDTLPYDERPERASLLPLRKKFNLFCNLRPAQLYKELKNLSPLRSNIVKNGFDILCVRELTGGIYFGKPRGRLDKGNSLYAFDTEIYHEYEIKRIAHLAFKLARKRRCKVTSIDKANVLQSSLLWREVVEQVSEDYADVTLSHLYIDNAAMQIIKNPEQFDILLCSNLFGDIISDECAMITGSIGMLPSASLNEKNFGLYEPAGGSAPDIEGENIANPIAQILSISMLVRYSMKLPKIANQIDQAVIETLKKGYRTKDISDGKNYVNTHEMGNIISEFLINGKYHETNFV